One segment of Arcanobacterium phocae DNA contains the following:
- the menD gene encoding 2-succinyl-5-enolpyruvyl-6-hydroxy-3-cyclohexene-1-carboxylic-acid synthase, whose product MTDSTTTARTLLANLIACDVRTFILCPGSRSAPFAYALYDAERAGLIRLHIETDERVAGFVALGAGVAGELAAVVTTSGSAVANLHPAVEEAYYGGVPMIVLSSDRPHHMRGVRASQTTDHQAVLAGSVRHFREFPAGGSLTNAGGLVRRAVRAARGLDQGSVPGPVHLNVGFVEPLMPADTWTTLSQDIADARQTEHEIAADDVRCVVVAGSTVRHRNLDPQVFAGLPILAEPSSPLRSHPDAITAHPIVLQSELRQRINRAIVVGHPTLTREISALLADESVEVYVLDDAPTYADVAGRARVISAAELATWATPNQAWLAQWQAASMAANEHIAQHLAGLTFASIGRDISQLSHNVQLVVGASSIIREMNLYASLPARPVHANRGLAGIDGTMSTAIGIGLATGEPVRVVLGDLTFIHDLGALVHTAGQAAIALDVVVIDDAGGSLFATLEYGQGDTDSYDRVFRTAKDLDIASYAAAVGAEYCPVASREELAVVLANLPAKVRIVHIGLGRTSMKSDRALRHDNRQRVLDAVHRRLNSFQ is encoded by the coding sequence GTGACTGATTCGACGACGACCGCCCGTACCCTCCTTGCCAACCTCATTGCGTGCGATGTGCGTACGTTTATCTTGTGTCCGGGATCGCGGTCAGCTCCGTTCGCCTACGCGTTATACGACGCCGAACGTGCCGGGCTGATTCGGTTACATATCGAAACAGACGAACGAGTAGCCGGATTTGTTGCGCTCGGTGCAGGCGTAGCGGGGGAACTAGCCGCGGTGGTAACGACGTCGGGCTCCGCGGTTGCCAATCTTCATCCTGCAGTTGAAGAAGCCTATTACGGTGGCGTGCCGATGATTGTGCTTAGTTCGGATCGGCCACATCATATGCGTGGGGTACGAGCTAGCCAGACGACCGACCACCAAGCAGTGCTAGCTGGATCAGTCCGACATTTTCGGGAGTTCCCAGCTGGCGGCTCACTGACAAATGCGGGTGGTTTGGTGCGGCGGGCTGTGCGGGCAGCTCGTGGACTCGATCAGGGGAGTGTTCCCGGTCCAGTACACCTGAACGTTGGGTTTGTAGAACCATTGATGCCGGCTGATACCTGGACAACTCTCAGCCAAGATATTGCGGATGCTCGCCAAACTGAACATGAGATTGCGGCAGATGACGTGCGCTGCGTCGTCGTTGCCGGATCTACGGTGCGTCATCGTAACCTTGACCCGCAGGTGTTTGCTGGACTGCCGATCTTGGCCGAGCCTTCATCGCCGTTGCGGAGCCATCCCGATGCGATCACGGCTCATCCGATCGTGCTTCAATCTGAGTTGCGGCAACGGATTAACCGGGCGATCGTCGTCGGGCACCCAACGCTAACTCGCGAAATTTCTGCGTTGCTGGCGGATGAATCAGTTGAGGTGTACGTGCTGGACGACGCCCCGACCTACGCCGATGTAGCCGGGCGTGCACGGGTGATTTCGGCGGCTGAGCTAGCGACGTGGGCGACACCGAATCAGGCATGGCTCGCACAATGGCAAGCTGCGAGCATGGCGGCAAACGAACATATCGCGCAGCATCTGGCCGGACTAACATTTGCGAGTATTGGCCGCGATATTAGCCAACTCAGCCACAATGTTCAGTTAGTTGTTGGCGCATCGTCCATCATCCGTGAGATGAACCTGTATGCTTCCTTGCCAGCTCGCCCAGTTCATGCAAACCGTGGGCTAGCCGGGATTGACGGCACAATGTCCACCGCCATCGGCATCGGGTTAGCAACCGGAGAGCCAGTGCGTGTGGTTTTGGGAGACTTAACGTTCATCCACGATCTCGGAGCACTGGTCCACACCGCGGGACAAGCCGCTATTGCGCTTGACGTAGTGGTTATCGACGACGCCGGTGGCTCGCTATTCGCTACCCTCGAATACGGGCAGGGCGATACGGACTCATATGATCGAGTTTTCCGTACCGCTAAAGACCTCGATATTGCGTCTTATGCGGCAGCTGTTGGCGCGGAGTACTGCCCGGTGGCAAGCCGAGAAGAACTGGCTGTTGTCTTAGCGAACCTGCCGGCGAAGGTACGCATCGTACACATCGGTCTGGGGCGTACTAGTATGAAGTCCGATAGGGCACTGCGGCACGATAATCGGCAACGCGTATTGGACGCTGTTCACCGCAGGCTAAATAGTTTTCAGTAA
- a CDS encoding o-succinylbenzoate synthase has protein sequence MHLDVYIYSSPLHTRFRGLTTRDGLLIHGPAGWGETSPFWDYGPQYSAAWLRAGVEAATQGYPEPLRHSIPVNVTVPATTTERAFQIAARGGCSTAKVKVGEPGQSLADDVSRVAAVREALGPAGKIRVDVNGAWSVVEARDAIPALDRAAGGLEYVEQPVAEVEDLARVRRQSSVPIAADESIRRASDPMRVKKLAAADIVVVKNQPLGGVQAALAIAHDIELPVVVSSALESSIGIRAGLAFAAALPELNHACGLATSQLWVSDPTPEPLLPVDGQIQIRDVAPSSLPAPEPELVARWQERLAQMWTYAGIDASYTLHTDAYNREGN, from the coding sequence ATGCATCTGGACGTCTACATATACTCCTCACCCCTTCATACCCGGTTTCGTGGATTAACTACGCGAGATGGTCTGCTCATTCATGGGCCTGCCGGCTGGGGTGAAACCAGCCCGTTTTGGGATTACGGCCCGCAGTATTCTGCAGCCTGGCTACGTGCCGGGGTAGAGGCGGCCACCCAAGGCTACCCAGAACCATTGCGCCACTCGATCCCGGTGAACGTGACTGTTCCTGCCACCACTACCGAACGTGCCTTCCAGATTGCGGCGCGCGGCGGATGTAGCACCGCAAAAGTGAAAGTTGGGGAGCCCGGGCAGAGCTTAGCCGATGATGTCTCCCGTGTGGCGGCCGTGCGCGAGGCGTTGGGACCGGCTGGAAAAATCCGGGTCGACGTTAACGGCGCGTGGAGTGTGGTGGAAGCCCGCGATGCTATTCCAGCGTTGGATCGGGCAGCTGGCGGGTTGGAATATGTTGAACAACCAGTAGCAGAGGTGGAAGATTTAGCGCGCGTTCGCCGGCAGTCTAGCGTGCCGATCGCAGCAGACGAATCCATCCGGCGAGCTAGTGATCCGATGCGAGTCAAAAAACTAGCGGCCGCCGATATTGTGGTTGTTAAAAATCAGCCGCTCGGCGGGGTGCAAGCTGCGCTCGCGATTGCCCACGATATTGAGTTGCCCGTGGTGGTTTCATCCGCGTTAGAAAGCTCGATCGGAATCCGTGCCGGGTTGGCGTTCGCTGCTGCCTTGCCGGAATTGAATCATGCGTGCGGGTTGGCTACCAGCCAGCTATGGGTCAGTGACCCAACTCCGGAACCATTGTTGCCAGTAGATGGGCAGATCCAGATACGTGACGTGGCCCCAAGCTCACTTCCGGCACCGGAACCAGAATTAGTTGCGCGTTGGCAAGAACGGTTAGCGCAGATGTGGACCTATGCGGGTATTGACGCCAGCTATACGTTACATACCGATGCATACAATAGAGAAGGAAACTAG
- a CDS encoding class I SAM-dependent methyltransferase, translating to MDAQGWEEKYASTTQLWRTEPNQFVISHSASWPAGTAVDIGCGEGHDVVWLAKHGWTVHGIDFSATAIDRLRQAAQHAGVTDRVSGFVGEAAEIFAREGWADLDLVLLSFLHFEQLPQLIETVAQGVVPGGRIMVATHAFALPWHPASFVAWTGADLIDRVHLPDFGVESSTRLETELTDKNVTRVDDVVVFRRHMAQ from the coding sequence ATGGATGCTCAGGGTTGGGAAGAAAAATATGCGTCAACTACACAATTGTGGCGCACGGAACCGAATCAGTTTGTTATCTCGCACTCCGCCTCTTGGCCAGCGGGAACAGCCGTTGATATAGGTTGCGGCGAGGGCCACGACGTCGTGTGGTTAGCTAAGCATGGCTGGACGGTTCACGGAATTGATTTTTCTGCTACCGCAATTGATCGGCTGCGCCAAGCGGCTCAGCACGCTGGGGTGACTGATCGCGTATCCGGGTTTGTTGGTGAAGCCGCTGAGATTTTTGCGCGCGAAGGCTGGGCGGATCTCGATCTGGTCTTGCTGTCTTTTCTTCACTTCGAGCAGTTGCCACAACTTATTGAGACGGTTGCGCAGGGCGTGGTTCCCGGCGGCCGGATCATGGTGGCAACGCATGCATTTGCCTTGCCGTGGCACCCGGCTTCGTTTGTTGCGTGGACTGGCGCAGACCTGATTGACCGCGTTCACTTGCCAGATTTCGGCGTGGAGTCTTCTACCCGGTTAGAAACGGAACTGACGGACAAGAATGTGACGCGAGTGGACGACGTCGTCGTGTTCCGCCGTCACATGGCACAATAG
- a CDS encoding 1,4-dihydroxy-2-naphthoyl-CoA synthase — protein sequence MSPLPEQVSEIFDPRRWRSVDGFPDADVTYHRGVEREFATDGSVVSERDLPLVRIAFNRPEVRNAFRPETVDQLYRAIDHARLTGEVGCVILTGNGPSTKDGGWAFCSGGDQRIRGRDGYRYDGGDDDPQANKATRDSIDPARAGRLHILEVQRLMRNSGMIFIGAISGWATGGGHSLNVLCDLSIASIEHARFMQVDANVGSFDAGYGSALLARQIGDKRAREVFFLAREYSAQDAERWGVVNEAVPHAELENKACEYAQIMGTKSPQALRMLKFAFNLADDGFAGQQVFAGETTRLAYMTEEAQEGRDAFLEKRPPRWDDFPFYA from the coding sequence ATTTCACCATTACCTGAGCAAGTTTCTGAGATTTTTGATCCGCGCCGGTGGCGGTCGGTCGATGGTTTTCCAGATGCTGATGTGACTTATCATCGTGGCGTGGAACGTGAATTTGCTACCGATGGGAGTGTTGTCAGCGAACGGGATCTACCTTTGGTACGTATTGCGTTTAACCGTCCGGAAGTCCGCAATGCGTTCCGGCCCGAAACGGTTGACCAGCTGTATCGCGCGATAGATCATGCCCGGTTAACTGGTGAAGTCGGTTGCGTTATTCTCACCGGTAACGGTCCGTCTACTAAAGACGGCGGCTGGGCGTTTTGTTCTGGTGGGGATCAGCGCATTCGCGGCCGGGACGGTTACCGTTATGACGGTGGCGACGACGATCCACAAGCCAACAAAGCCACTCGCGATTCGATTGATCCAGCACGGGCTGGCCGGTTGCATATCCTCGAAGTTCAGCGGCTCATGCGTAATTCTGGCATGATCTTCATTGGTGCGATTTCCGGGTGGGCCACTGGCGGCGGTCACTCGTTGAACGTGTTGTGCGATTTATCGATCGCATCAATCGAGCATGCTCGTTTTATGCAGGTTGATGCCAATGTAGGTTCGTTCGACGCCGGGTATGGTTCGGCGTTGCTGGCCCGCCAAATTGGCGATAAGCGGGCGCGCGAGGTTTTCTTCTTAGCACGCGAATATTCGGCGCAAGATGCCGAGCGTTGGGGCGTAGTCAATGAGGCAGTTCCCCACGCAGAGCTAGAAAACAAGGCGTGCGAATACGCCCAGATTATGGGGACGAAATCGCCGCAAGCCTTGCGTATGCTCAAGTTTGCGTTCAATTTGGCTGACGACGGCTTCGCCGGTCAGCAAGTGTTTGCCGGTGAAACAACCCGCCTAGCCTATATGACCGAAGAAGCACAAGAAGGCCGGGACGCATTCTTAGAGAAGCGCCCACCGCGCTGGGACGATTTCCCGTTCTACGCATAA
- a CDS encoding AMP-binding protein has translation MTAPDSPFVLAYDDPIVVVCDGSELPAVEDYVRAGLAGELSAPLFMVGPNVDPAQAHAEIAHAGYPVGTGLLMRTSGSTSGTGTIVPLSWHSLRTSAHATHQALYGPGRWLADLPLHHIAGFQTIVRSVLAGVAPLHQSLTEVLPSADASQPTYCSVVPTQLRRILADSRLTTLARSVVLLVGGAATPSSLLAQTHDAGLTVHTSYGMTETCGGCVYDGRPIGDAVIELTDSGQISITGAMVTGAGLLTASAQSCPLTATYHTRDHGRFNADGTLSVLGRIDDAITTGGLTIIPHLVEEKLEQLTGMRAIVVGVPDQIWGESAVAILEPGVSPLSGGAEKQIRDRIKHSLGTGWQPRRLVPLATLGYDSWPLKDSGKIDRRAITAAARLYFSCGNS, from the coding sequence ATGACGGCTCCCGATTCACCTTTCGTCCTCGCCTACGATGATCCAATCGTGGTGGTGTGTGACGGTAGCGAATTGCCGGCGGTCGAGGACTATGTCCGTGCTGGTTTAGCAGGCGAGCTTTCGGCTCCGCTTTTTATGGTCGGCCCGAATGTTGATCCAGCTCAGGCGCATGCGGAGATTGCGCACGCCGGCTATCCGGTAGGTACTGGATTGTTGATGCGCACCTCAGGTTCAACGTCTGGCACCGGTACAATTGTGCCGTTATCGTGGCATTCACTGCGGACCTCAGCACACGCTACCCATCAGGCTCTCTACGGCCCGGGACGCTGGCTAGCCGATTTGCCATTACACCATATTGCTGGATTCCAGACGATTGTGCGCTCAGTGCTCGCTGGTGTTGCGCCACTACACCAATCATTAACCGAGGTGCTGCCGTCCGCGGATGCAAGCCAACCAACCTATTGCTCGGTTGTCCCCACCCAATTACGCCGTATTTTGGCCGATAGCCGGCTAACCACCCTAGCCCGCTCAGTTGTGTTGTTAGTGGGTGGCGCCGCAACGCCGTCGTCGTTACTGGCTCAAACCCACGATGCTGGCCTGACCGTCCATACCTCCTACGGGATGACGGAAACATGCGGTGGCTGTGTGTACGATGGGCGACCGATCGGCGATGCTGTTATTGAGCTGACAGACTCGGGCCAGATTTCGATCACTGGGGCTATGGTGACTGGTGCCGGGTTGCTGACCGCCAGTGCGCAATCCTGCCCATTAACCGCTACGTACCACACCCGGGATCACGGTCGGTTCAACGCCGATGGCACACTCAGCGTCCTTGGCCGGATCGACGACGCCATCACTACTGGTGGCCTGACCATCATTCCGCATCTTGTGGAGGAAAAACTCGAGCAGCTCACCGGGATGCGGGCGATCGTCGTCGGCGTCCCTGATCAAATATGGGGTGAATCAGCGGTAGCGATCCTTGAACCAGGAGTTTCGCCTTTGTCTGGAGGAGCGGAAAAGCAAATCCGTGACCGCATCAAGCACAGTTTAGGGACTGGATGGCAACCGCGCCGGCTCGTCCCACTCGCTACCCTCGGATACGATTCTTGGCCGCTGAAAGACTCTGGCAAAATAGACCGCCGTGCCATTACCGCCGCTGCTCGCCTATACTTTTCATGTGGTAACAGTTAA
- a CDS encoding 1,4-dihydroxy-2-naphthoate polyprenyltransferase codes for MVTVNDWLEGARVRTLPAAVAPVIIGAGIAIFDSGFSLPRTLLAAFVALAFQVGVNFSNDYSDGIRGTDDVRQGPPRLTGGGKVRPRVVLVIALSFFALACVAGLTLVALSGQWWLIALGAAATLAAWYYTGGSHPYGYMGLGEVFVLAFFGWMATVGTAYVQTNSAPWYAWAAGTGVGLIACALLMVNNIRDIPSDSQAGKITLAVRLGDRWARISYAAMLIVAVIILSITEMIIDGPLALLGMILFAILAFPIKRVKDGAQGKDLIVVLKYTGLFELLYAIVFFIVFALS; via the coding sequence GTGGTAACAGTTAACGATTGGCTCGAAGGCGCTCGTGTGCGCACCCTCCCAGCAGCAGTTGCACCAGTAATTATCGGTGCCGGAATAGCGATTTTCGATTCAGGGTTTTCGCTCCCGCGAACGCTGCTAGCGGCGTTCGTCGCGTTGGCATTCCAGGTCGGCGTGAATTTTTCAAACGACTATTCCGATGGGATTCGCGGCACAGATGACGTCCGTCAAGGACCGCCTCGACTCACCGGTGGCGGCAAGGTTCGCCCCCGCGTCGTGCTCGTTATTGCCCTGAGTTTCTTCGCTCTTGCCTGCGTCGCCGGACTTACCTTAGTTGCCCTCTCCGGCCAGTGGTGGCTGATTGCGTTGGGTGCGGCTGCTACCCTCGCCGCTTGGTACTACACCGGCGGTTCTCACCCATACGGGTACATGGGTCTAGGCGAAGTTTTTGTGCTCGCATTTTTCGGCTGGATGGCAACAGTTGGCACTGCCTACGTACAAACAAACAGTGCTCCCTGGTATGCCTGGGCGGCTGGCACCGGTGTTGGCCTGATTGCCTGCGCGTTGCTGATGGTAAACAATATCCGTGATATTCCGAGCGACTCCCAAGCCGGCAAAATCACGTTGGCGGTACGTTTAGGCGATCGCTGGGCACGTATTTCCTACGCTGCCATGCTCATAGTCGCGGTTATTATCCTGAGTATTACCGAGATGATCATCGATGGCCCCCTAGCACTGCTGGGCATGATCTTGTTTGCGATACTTGCTTTCCCAATCAAACGTGTTAAGGATGGCGCGCAGGGTAAGGATCTTATCGTTGTTTTGAAATACACTGGCCTCTTTGAGCTACTCTATGCCATCGTGTTTTTCATCGTTTTTGCGCTCAGCTGA
- a CDS encoding PLD nuclease N-terminal domain-containing protein, translated as MARILIVLTALALHIYTFIDVLRTDRNKLPARLPKAAWAVLTLIVPLIGPLLWLFFKNQDLFRSGTTLSSDSLRKPFGTGTKSNGPVAPDDDPEFLARLEARNRRRAYEQQKRAEAGLDPEEELPKESDDSDDDGGLYGKHSG; from the coding sequence GTGGCTCGAATACTCATAGTTTTAACAGCGTTAGCACTTCACATCTACACTTTTATTGATGTGCTACGAACCGATCGCAATAAGCTCCCGGCACGGCTCCCTAAGGCAGCGTGGGCGGTTTTAACCCTTATTGTGCCGTTAATCGGGCCTCTCTTGTGGCTATTTTTCAAGAACCAAGATTTGTTCCGCTCTGGAACTACGCTATCGTCTGATTCTTTGCGTAAGCCTTTTGGCACCGGCACTAAATCGAACGGACCAGTAGCTCCCGACGACGATCCGGAATTTCTCGCGCGTCTTGAGGCCCGTAATCGTCGTCGTGCTTACGAGCAACAAAAACGAGCCGAAGCTGGCTTAGATCCAGAAGAAGAGTTACCAAAGGAAAGCGACGATTCCGACGACGACGGCGGACTTTACGGCAAGCACAGTGGCTGA
- a CDS encoding histidine phosphatase family protein, with the protein MDITTVHLVRHGEVDNPEGVLYGRQPGYHLTQLGHQMAAKLAQAFDGHDIRTVITSPLERAIETGTPTAQHFGLDIKTDERVIEADNKFEGLDVNSNRWKLASPKFWSWYANPLEPSWGEPYTDIVARMSAAISDAITQARGGEAIIVSHQLPIWTMRRFIERLPLAHDPRKRECSLASVTTLTFVGRQLISLDYWEPVEDILDQAADMVPGTSKAQIKK; encoded by the coding sequence ATGGATATCACAACGGTTCACTTAGTTCGTCATGGAGAAGTAGATAACCCGGAAGGCGTTCTGTATGGTCGCCAGCCTGGATATCATTTAACTCAGCTAGGCCACCAGATGGCTGCAAAGCTTGCCCAAGCATTTGACGGGCATGATATTCGTACCGTTATTACTTCGCCGCTAGAACGCGCAATTGAAACCGGTACCCCAACTGCACAACATTTTGGTTTAGATATCAAGACCGATGAGCGCGTCATCGAAGCTGACAACAAGTTCGAAGGGCTCGATGTTAATTCCAACCGGTGGAAGCTGGCGTCGCCGAAATTCTGGTCCTGGTACGCAAATCCACTAGAGCCATCATGGGGCGAGCCGTATACCGATATCGTAGCTCGAATGTCAGCCGCGATCTCAGATGCGATCACTCAGGCACGTGGCGGTGAAGCTATTATCGTCTCCCACCAGCTCCCGATCTGGACCATGCGTCGGTTCATTGAGCGACTCCCATTGGCTCACGATCCTCGCAAGCGCGAATGCTCGTTGGCTTCCGTAACAACATTGACGTTCGTTGGCCGTCAACTGATCTCGTTGGATTACTGGGAGCCGGTCGAAGATATTCTCGATCAGGCGGCCGATATGGTTCCAGGCACGTCGAAAGCACAGATCAAGAAATAG
- a CDS encoding MarR family winged helix-turn-helix transcriptional regulator: MAETRLLDQEEQQAWRNFLRGQATVHDAINHDGLENFGLALHEFEVLVRLAEEPEQQSRMSSLATGLVHSRSRLTHTVARLEKAGYVQRFQCPHDRRGIFCRLTDEGQEKLESATPQHIKSLRRYFLDKLSREELLTIGEIFAKLIDDEETEKRVCGQ, from the coding sequence ATGGCGGAAACACGATTGCTTGACCAAGAAGAGCAACAGGCATGGCGGAACTTCCTGCGTGGCCAAGCGACAGTACATGATGCGATAAATCATGACGGGCTTGAAAACTTTGGCTTAGCGCTTCATGAATTTGAGGTGCTTGTGCGACTTGCTGAAGAACCAGAACAGCAGTCACGAATGTCATCATTGGCTACCGGATTGGTTCATTCACGCTCACGCCTGACCCACACTGTTGCGCGCCTGGAAAAAGCTGGATATGTGCAGCGCTTCCAGTGCCCGCACGATCGGCGTGGAATCTTTTGTCGGCTCACCGATGAAGGGCAAGAAAAGCTTGAGTCGGCTACGCCGCAACATATTAAATCGTTGCGCCGGTATTTCCTCGATAAACTCTCACGCGAGGAACTGCTAACAATTGGCGAAATATTCGCCAAGCTCATTGACGATGAAGAAACCGAGAAGCGGGTTTGTGGGCAGTGA
- a CDS encoding 30S ribosomal protein bS22: protein MGSVIKKRRKRMSKKKHRKLLRKTRHQRRNKK, encoded by the coding sequence GTGGGTTCCGTTATTAAGAAGCGTCGCAAGCGCATGTCGAAGAAGAAGCACCGCAAACTGCTTCGCAAGACTCGTCACCAGCGTCGCAATAAGAAGTGA
- a CDS encoding helix-turn-helix domain-containing protein codes for MAQLPSSTPQFFTVAEVADMTRVSRMTVYRMVHSGELPAVRVGNSYRVPKSAVDQLLTGGAAVDFREASGS; via the coding sequence ATGGCTCAACTCCCATCATCAACACCGCAGTTCTTCACTGTGGCCGAAGTTGCTGATATGACGCGGGTTTCGCGGATGACTGTCTATCGTATGGTCCACTCGGGAGAGCTCCCGGCAGTTCGTGTTGGCAACTCGTATCGCGTTCCTAAATCGGCAGTTGATCAACTGCTTACTGGAGGAGCGGCGGTAGATTTCCGTGAAGCATCCGGATCTTGA
- a CDS encoding TrkH family potassium uptake protein: protein MAHGVPPQLPSSGRGRFDIRMSLGPDSDTGTTGHSVRSYINSLARRSPARLAMLVFAALILTITLLLMLPFATRTPGSTSFVTALFTATSAVCVTGLTVVDTATQWTVFGDIVLALGIQIGGLGVMVIASILALAVSRHLGLTQRMLAATETKSRLGDVGALLRAVIATSLVAETVLTLIFLATFVGIDPSFISALGHSLFMAVSTFNNAGFVVLADGLGQFVGNWAVSLPIILGTIVGAVGFPVTLNIAQHLRHPHDWTLHSKLTLVTYGSILGISIIVIGLLEWNNPATLGGLSGSDRILATLFHATTPRSSGLATLDVGQMEQSTWFFIDVLMFIGGGSASTGGGIKVTTFAVLVLAIVAEARGDRDTEAFGKRIPPDVVRLAISATFLGAFLVGTATLAILQITNYSLSQVLFEVISAFATCGLSTGITPTLPESAQIILIVLMYLGRVGTMTLAAALALRNRRRVIRLPEERPVIG, encoded by the coding sequence GTGGCGCACGGAGTTCCTCCACAGCTGCCATCATCAGGCCGTGGACGCTTTGATATCCGCATGTCGTTAGGTCCCGATTCTGATACTGGCACTACCGGTCATTCAGTTCGTTCTTACATAAACTCCCTGGCACGGCGTTCCCCTGCTCGCCTAGCAATGCTCGTCTTTGCGGCCCTCATTCTTACTATCACCTTGCTACTGATGCTACCGTTCGCAACTCGCACCCCCGGAAGCACTTCTTTCGTCACTGCACTATTCACAGCAACGTCAGCGGTATGCGTGACCGGCCTGACCGTCGTCGACACTGCTACTCAATGGACAGTTTTCGGAGATATCGTTCTGGCTTTAGGTATCCAGATCGGCGGATTAGGCGTCATGGTCATTGCATCTATTTTGGCACTGGCGGTTTCCCGACACTTAGGACTGACGCAACGTATGCTCGCGGCAACGGAAACGAAAAGCCGGCTGGGCGACGTCGGAGCCTTACTGCGCGCTGTCATCGCAACATCACTGGTGGCTGAGACTGTTTTAACCCTTATCTTCTTGGCAACGTTCGTTGGCATCGATCCATCCTTTATAAGCGCACTGGGCCACTCCTTATTTATGGCTGTATCAACGTTTAACAATGCCGGCTTCGTAGTTTTAGCCGATGGACTTGGACAATTCGTTGGCAACTGGGCCGTAAGCCTACCGATTATTTTAGGAACGATCGTTGGGGCCGTTGGCTTTCCAGTTACGTTAAACATCGCTCAACACCTGCGCCACCCACATGATTGGACGTTACATTCCAAGCTGACACTCGTCACCTACGGTTCGATACTCGGCATTTCGATTATTGTGATCGGCTTGTTGGAGTGGAACAATCCGGCAACGCTTGGCGGACTAAGCGGGTCAGATCGAATTCTGGCAACGCTATTCCACGCTACTACCCCGCGTTCGAGCGGACTGGCAACGCTCGACGTCGGGCAAATGGAACAATCAACCTGGTTTTTCATTGACGTTCTCATGTTTATCGGTGGCGGATCAGCATCAACCGGCGGCGGGATTAAGGTAACAACATTTGCCGTGCTGGTACTCGCCATTGTGGCCGAAGCACGCGGTGATCGTGACACCGAGGCGTTTGGCAAACGCATTCCACCAGACGTCGTTCGTCTTGCTATTTCTGCTACCTTTTTGGGCGCATTTTTGGTGGGAACAGCAACGCTCGCTATCCTCCAAATCACCAACTATTCGCTTTCCCAAGTGCTGTTTGAAGTTATTTCTGCATTCGCCACCTGTGGACTGTCAACTGGTATCACACCTACTCTCCCCGAATCCGCGCAAATTATTCTTATCGTGCTGATGTATCTGGGACGCGTGGGAACGATGACCTTAGCCGCTGCACTTGCGTTGCGCAATCGTCGTCGGGTTATCCGGCTCCCAGAAGAACGCCCGGTTATCGGCTAA
- a CDS encoding potassium channel family protein, whose protein sequence is MARVSNESPDAVLVIGLGRFGSAIAVTLDKLGRDVLAVESDPDLAQQWSHRFRVVEADARSAEALHQLGAQDFQIAVVGVGTSLEASVLITANLVDMGMREIWAKATSREHGTILRRIGANHVVYPEYDAGQRVAHMVSGKMLDYIEMEDQFTIVKMLPPKDMIGFTLEQSRIQERFGVRVIGVKSHGQPFEYATPQTLVSSGDTLIVSGEPTLLETFANRL, encoded by the coding sequence ATGGCTCGAGTTTCTAACGAAAGTCCAGATGCGGTTTTGGTGATTGGGCTGGGACGTTTTGGTTCAGCTATTGCAGTAACGTTAGATAAATTAGGCCGCGACGTGTTGGCGGTAGAGTCTGATCCGGATTTAGCCCAGCAGTGGTCGCATCGTTTCCGCGTGGTTGAAGCAGATGCTCGATCGGCTGAAGCGCTGCATCAGTTAGGCGCACAGGATTTCCAGATTGCTGTTGTTGGTGTAGGTACGTCGCTCGAAGCCAGCGTGTTAATCACCGCAAATTTGGTTGACATGGGGATGCGGGAGATCTGGGCGAAAGCGACGTCGCGCGAACACGGCACAATTTTGCGGCGTATCGGCGCCAATCATGTTGTTTATCCGGAATACGACGCCGGTCAGCGCGTAGCCCACATGGTTTCAGGAAAAATGCTTGACTATATCGAGATGGAAGACCAGTTCACCATCGTGAAGATGTTGCCACCGAAGGACATGATTGGCTTTACCCTAGAGCAAAGCCGGATTCAAGAGCGGTTTGGGGTGCGGGTGATCGGCGTGAAATCACATGGGCAACCGTTCGAATACGCAACCCCACAAACACTAGTGTCGAGCGGGGATACGCTGATTGTTTCGGGAGAGCCGACGTTGCTAGAAACATTCGCCAACCGGCTGTAA